A genomic stretch from Frigoribacterium sp. PvP032 includes:
- a CDS encoding glycerol dehydrogenase, which yields MPVPVRTVMSPARYVQGKDAIIRLAEFVAPIGSRPLVVSDDVVWGLVEEAVGTSFAAESLRVERVPFGKFATPAAIDELAESIRSSDADVVVAIGGGSAIDAAKAAGHATGIRWVSVPTVASTDAPTSALAVVYTDEGEFIEYRFFPRNPDLVLIDTQLVANAPVQFLVAGIGDALATWIEARASAKAAATTMAGGLATQAGTALAELSWRIIHENALSALDAVRDGIVTPALESLVEANTLLSGLGFESGGLAAAHAIHNGLTAAPQTHGLTHGQKVNIGSLTQLVLEGAPRAEIEDFVEFTTLVGLPNTLTEIGLSTDDTEELEAVAAAATVESETIHSMPFPVTAADVVAALTSIERLSRSIRAAKGLPEPVKYEASH from the coding sequence ATGCCCGTTCCCGTCCGCACCGTCATGAGCCCCGCCCGCTACGTCCAGGGCAAGGACGCGATCATCCGCCTCGCCGAGTTCGTCGCCCCGATCGGCAGCCGGCCCCTCGTCGTCTCCGACGACGTCGTCTGGGGCCTCGTCGAGGAGGCGGTGGGGACGAGCTTCGCCGCCGAGTCGCTGCGGGTCGAACGGGTGCCGTTCGGCAAGTTCGCGACGCCCGCCGCGATCGACGAGCTGGCGGAGTCGATCCGGTCGTCGGACGCCGACGTCGTCGTGGCCATCGGCGGCGGCAGCGCCATCGACGCGGCGAAGGCCGCCGGACACGCCACCGGCATCCGCTGGGTCAGCGTGCCGACCGTCGCCTCGACCGACGCGCCCACCTCGGCCCTGGCCGTCGTCTACACGGACGAGGGCGAGTTCATCGAGTACCGGTTCTTCCCGCGGAACCCCGACCTGGTGCTGATCGACACTCAGCTCGTCGCGAACGCGCCCGTGCAGTTCCTGGTGGCCGGCATCGGCGACGCGCTGGCCACCTGGATCGAGGCGCGCGCCTCGGCGAAGGCCGCCGCCACCACGATGGCCGGCGGACTCGCGACCCAGGCGGGCACCGCCCTGGCAGAGCTGTCGTGGCGAATCATCCACGAGAACGCCCTCTCGGCCCTCGACGCGGTGCGCGACGGCATCGTCACGCCCGCGCTCGAGTCGCTCGTCGAGGCGAACACCCTGCTGTCAGGACTCGGCTTCGAGTCGGGCGGCCTCGCCGCAGCGCACGCGATCCACAACGGGCTCACCGCCGCACCCCAGACGCACGGCCTGACCCACGGCCAGAAGGTCAACATCGGCTCGCTGACCCAGCTCGTGCTCGAGGGTGCGCCCCGGGCCGAGATCGAGGACTTCGTCGAGTTCACCACCCTCGTGGGGCTGCCGAACACGCTCACCGAGATCGGCCTCAGCACCGACGACACCGAGGAGCTCGAGGCGGTGGCCGCGGCCGCCACCGTCGAGTCGGAGACCATCCACTCGATGCCGTTCCCGGTGACCGCCGCCGACGTGGTCGCCGCACTCACCTCGATCGAGCGCCTGTCACGGTCGATCCGGGCCGCCAAGGGGCTCCCCGAGCCGGTGAAGTACGAGGCCTCGCACTAG
- a CDS encoding PGPGW domain-containing protein — MTSETAVATSRSAAGPHDDVARSDETRGDATTPGASDRGLGRTARVRARWRAGREKLDGHPRLRVAYKVGVALAGVVVIAVGLVLVPLPGPGWLIVFVGVAVLGTEFPAAHRVTQAVRRLAHRLRLRWRAWRVSRAAARA; from the coding sequence ATGACCTCCGAGACCGCCGTGGCCACTTCCCGGTCCGCCGCCGGCCCGCACGACGACGTGGCTCGCAGCGACGAGACGCGTGGCGACGCGACGACTCCGGGTGCGTCCGACCGGGGGCTCGGCCGCACGGCCAGGGTTCGCGCCCGCTGGCGTGCCGGGCGCGAGAAGCTCGACGGCCATCCCCGCCTCCGCGTGGCCTACAAGGTCGGCGTGGCACTGGCCGGCGTCGTCGTCATCGCGGTCGGGCTGGTGCTCGTGCCGCTGCCCGGCCCCGGCTGGCTCATCGTCTTCGTCGGGGTCGCCGTGCTCGGCACCGAGTTCCCGGCGGCCCACCGCGTCACGCAGGCCGTCCGTCGACTCGCCCACCGCCTCCGGCTGCGGTGGAGGGCCTGGCGAGTGAGCCGCGCCGCAGCTCGGGCCTGA